The following coding sequences are from one Cervus canadensis isolate Bull #8, Minnesota chromosome 4, ASM1932006v1, whole genome shotgun sequence window:
- the LOC122439402 gene encoding coiled-coil domain-containing protein 83-like, whose amino-acid sequence MAGKADGKEAGCQIKENAVERFMARIKKSREKNQKYHERNKRLKDEQIWHIRKLLKELSEEKSEGSEAVTREEVENAMKETWKFERDQGQNLKDMRIQISNSEKLFLEKLSEKEYWEEYKNVGSEQHANLLTSLQNDINRVKENAEKMSEQYKITLEDDRKKIIRETLLQQDQKKEWATENALRFIDKGSYREIWENDWLNKEIANSRKEVEELEKGIHELEEENLVLIDQLFNCRLVDLKIPRRLYLTQAVGQEVPPEVPLELSETHKVTPEKSESQPTDIKSRDMSSISFGSSGFRLSYKDSRLGQLPEIDEEESSRIEFGASDMKYLLYEDEQDFKDYVNLGPLEVKLMTVESKKMPIHFQEKETPVKFYEDVRSPESHITYKMMKSFF is encoded by the coding sequence ATGGCCGGCAAGGCTGATGGGAAAGAGGCCGGCTGtcaaataaaggaaaatgcaGTAGAACGATTTATGGCTCGAATAAAGAAATCTagagaaaagaatcagaagtATCATGAAAGAAATAAACGCTTAAAGGATGAACAAATTTGGCACATACGGAAACTACTAAAGGAACTGAGTGAAGAGAAGTCAGAGGGATCCGAAGCTGTAACAAGAGAGGAAGTTGAAAACGCAATGAAGGAAACATGGAAGTTTGAAAGAGACCAGGGACAAAACTTGAAAGATATGCGCATCCAAATAAGCAATTCTGAGAAGCTATTTCTTGAGAAACTCAGTGAGAAAGAATATTGGGAGGAATACAAGAATGTAGGGAGTGAACAACATGCGAACCTCCTTACCTCCTTACAGAACGACATCAACAGAGTCAAGGAGAATGCCGAAAAAATGTCAGAACAGTATAAAATCACCCTGGAAGatgatagaaagaaaataatcagagaaaCTTTGTTGCAGCAGGACCAAAAGAAGGAATGGGCCACAGAGAATGCTCTAAGGTTCATTGACAAGGGCAGCTATCGAGAGATCTGGGAAAATGACTGGCTCAATAAAGAGATTGCAAATAGCAGGAAGGAAGTGGAAGAACTGGAAAAAGGTATTCATGAGCTGGAAGAAGAAAATTTGGTGCTTATTGATCAGCTATTCAACTGCAGACTTGTGGATCTCAAGATACCCAGGCGACTATATCTTACCCAAGCTGTTGGGCAGGAAGTACCACCTGAAGTGCCTTTGGAATTGTCAGAAACACATAAAGTCACCCCAGAAAAGTCAGAATCGCAACCTACAgacataaaaagcagagacatgtcGAGCATCTCATTTGGGAGCAGTGGTTTTCGTCTTAGTTACAAGGACAGCAGATTGGGCCAGCTTCCGGAGATAGATGAAGAAGAGAGTTCAAGAATAGAGTTTGGGGCCTCTGATATGAAATACTTACTGTATGAGGATGAGCAGGATTTCAAGGATTATgtaaacctgggccccctggaaGTGAAGCTTATGACTGTGGAGAGCAAGAAAATGCCCATCCACTTCCAAGAGAAGGAAACTCCAGTCAAATTCTATGAGGATGTCAGGAGTCCAGAAAGCCACATCACGTATAAAATGATGAAGTcttttttctaa